The following proteins are encoded in a genomic region of Triticum dicoccoides isolate Atlit2015 ecotype Zavitan chromosome 1B, WEW_v2.0, whole genome shotgun sequence:
- the LOC119350919 gene encoding probable low-specificity L-threonine aldolase 2 — translation MTLVMDRSCGGKCLSVEYTDKVGEVAKTHGLKLHIDGARIFNASAALGVPVDRLVRAADSVSVGLAKGIGAPVGSVIVGSKAFIHKATILRKTLGGGIRQVGILCAAAEVAVRDTVGKLADDHRKAKVLS, via the exons ATGACACTTGTTATGGATCGGAG TTGCGGAGGAAAGTGTCTGTCTGTAGAATACACCGATAAGGTTGGTGAAGTTGCTAAAACCCATGGCCTGAAGCTTCATATCGACGGAGCTCGTATTTTCAATGCCTCCGCA GCACTTGGGGTTCCTGTTGATAGACTTGTGAGAGCTGCTGATTCGGTTTCG GTAGGCCTAGCGAAAGGGATAGGTGCTCCTGTTGGATCAGTTATTGTTGGTTCCAAGGCCTTCATACACAAG GCTACAATTCTTAGGAAGACACTAGGTGGTGGAATAAGGCAGGTAGGAATACTTTGTGCTGCTGCTGAAGTTGCAGTGCGCGACACTGTAGGCAAGCTTGCGGATGATCATAGGAAGGCTAAAGTCTTA TCCTGA